The following DNA comes from Lentibacillus sp. Marseille-P4043.
TTTTATCATCATTATTATTGTAAGTTATTGTGCTTGTTCTTGCCACAGAAATGAATGAATCAATTCGTCTACTTGTTCGTTTTCATGTAGCTCACTATGGCCTAAATGGTCATTTTCAATCATGACCTCTGTTAGTTGATCTGCCGGTATCATCATGCGCAGTTCTTGAACACTTTCCGGTACTGCTACCAGGTCTCCAGTACTGCCAATACTAAATACCGCCAGATCTTTCGGAATCGACTGGCTATTTGATTGTATGCGTTGTAAAGCTGATGAATTTGGTTTCAGATCATTTGCTGCTGCATCGTGATTAAGTTGAAAATAATGCTGACTATAGATTCCATCAAACGGGCTGCCAATCGTAATGAGCTTATTGGTTACAGGATATAAGTTTTTCTCCTGGTATTCTTCCACATATTTTAATGAAACCAATCCACCCATCGAATGTCCAACGAGATTAACGGAATCAATCTGGTACGTTTCTTTGAGGTGATGCATAACCAGCGATAGCCATGTTGCAGTATCTTCAAAACTTGCACGATTATTTTCAAAAATAACCTGAATGAAGACAGGCTCAAGTTTTCCCTTATTAAGATTATATACGTTAACGTCTCCTGTATTTGAGACGTGATAAATCAATGCTTTATTACCCCAATCGTTTCGTTCAAATCGCCCCAACATACCACCAAATGAATTCACTGTTCCTTTATACCCATGAACAAAAACGGTTACAGAAGAGGAATTTTGTTGTGAATTAGCCTGTTTCGGTAAATACGTAATTACCAAAACAAGAACAATGATCATGACTATTGATGCTATTTGCAGTATATGTTTCTTTCTCAACAATTTTACTCTCCTGACAACAATGTTTTTTGCTTTAAAATAAACCACGTGAAAAATGCCGCTATTGCTAACAGCAGTAGTTTAACAAGAACTAGCGGTATAACGAAGAATACGGTATACCCCATCGAAATCCATAATACAGAAACACCGATAATCTTCGCCTTCAATGGTATTCCTTTGCCTGCTCGATAATTCTTAATATACGAACCGACATACTTGTTGGTAATCAACCAATGATATAATTTTTTCGAACTGCGAACATAACAGGCCGCCGCCAACAAAAGTAATGGTGTTGTTGGCAATAACGGCAAAATAATCCCTAATAGCCCAAACACTAAGGAAATAGTTCCGCAAATGATTAGGAGTGCCTTCTTTAGTTGCTTCAATATTTATTCACACCAACCATACAAATTTTTATCTACTTTAATTATATCATCTACTACAGTTATTTTCCTTATTGGCTATAGAAATTTTAGTGATAATTATGCTTTCTATTTACACATTATCGTCTCAATTGGGTGTAATGTTGGTTCTCCCTTTTCAAATGTTGTTAGATAACGAAATCCGATTCGCTGAAGTAAATCAAGTGATTCTTTGAATTGAAATGCTATTGTCTCCTCTATATGGGAATCGGACCCTAATGTAATGATTTCACCACCTGTCTCCTTATATAGTCTTAAAATATCCTCACTTGGCATACCGCCTGTTAATCCATAACGAAATCCGGATGTATTTAATTCAATTCCTTTGCCTTCTGGAATAATGATCTTAAAGATTTCCCTTAAAACATCATGGAAGTTATTACGCTCTCCCACCTCACTTCTCGTATATCTTTTTACTAAATCAATGTGCCCCAAAATATGGTACTGCTTAAAATGCTTCACACAAAAAAGCAACTCATCATAATACGCAGCATATGCTTCATCAATTGTTTTGTTTTTAAAAAAACTTCCCGAATGCAAATCCAGTTTATTTGTGGTGTGCATCGAGCAAATCACAAAATCAAACGTGTCCTTATCAATTAATTTCGCATATCTTTCCAAGAGATGAGGTTGAATACCAATTTCTAAACCTTTTTTAATCTGTAATCGTCCTGCGTAATTTTTCTGTAATTGTGTAATCATCCGATCGTACTTGGTCAAATCAAAATCAAACGTAATGGACGTATCTGGATAATCATAGTCAATATGATCCGTAAAACAAATTTCTTTCAATCCGATCTTGATTGCCTTTTCAATACTTCTTTCCATTGGAGTTTCGCAATCTGCTGAGAATTTGCTATGAACATGGTAATCAAACATTTTTAAAGATTCCCCCACTTGTTCTTGACTTTTATCGAGTTAATTATTAGAATACTATATAACTTTAATTAAATAAAGTAATAAAGTGATAAAGCAATAGTTAGAGAATGGGAGATTTTATATGGTTATTGACGTTCTTAATAAAATGAATACGCTCCGTCTCAATGAATTCGAAAAAAAGGAACAGCTATTAGCAAAAATAAAGGCACGTTTCTCCACGTATGGATATCGCCATGTGCAAACATCTGCATTTGAACAATACGATCTATACCAGACAACCACCGGGACCATTGACACCGATGAAATGATAAAAGTGATTGACCCAAATGGTAAAGTATTAGTGCTTCGGCCAGACGTCACCATTCCTATTACACGAATGGTTGCAACTGGTAATCAATTGAATCCAAGTGAAGAACGACTGTATTACATTTCAACAGTCTTTCGGAATTTGGCAATGCAGCCGAATAAACGAGAGCATACACAAGCTGGGATTGAAAATTTTGAACCAAAAAGCGCCGCATTGGATGCTGAAGTCATTGCATTAGCCATTCACACATTACAAGATCTTGGTTTTACCGACTTCAAATTAGAAATTGGGCATGCCGGTTTTTTCAAAGAATTATTAAGTGAAATACACATTTCTAAACAGGAGACAGATCAACTAAAAGCGATAATTCAAGCAAAAGACTTTTCCGGAATGAAAGATTTCCTAAAAAAATTGTCAATCGACACGAAAGACAAATACGCATTGAAGCAAATCCCGTTATTATACGGGAATCCTGAAGATGTAATCGAACGTGCCAAGTCCGTATCCCTTAATAGCCAGATGGATAGGAAGCTACAAGATCTTACCAAGATTATCGACGTTCTAAAATTATATGAGGTAGAAAGATTTATCTCGCTTGACTTAGGTTTGATTAACCATATGAATTATTACTCCGATATTATTTTTCAAGGATTTGTTGAAAATTTTGGTAAACCAGTTTTGATGGGTGGAAGATACGATCACCTTGCCGAGCAATTCAGCAAGGTAATGCCTGCAATTGGATTTGCTTGTGACGTTGATTCTATTTTTTCAGTTTTAGAACAGCAATCCCTGATTTCAGGTGAAGAATCACATATAGACGTCCTTATTTATTACACAACTAGTAAACAAAAAGAAGCCTTATCAACTGCATCTACGTTACGTAATCAAGGATTTCGTGTACTAATTAGCCCTATTGATAGCGTAAGAGATTTTCCTTCATCATCCAGCATTGTCTATTATGAAGAAAATCAAAATTTGGTTAACAATCAACATTCTATGCAATCATTCTCAACGACAAAGAAATTACTAGAGTTACTTGGGGGAGGTCTTTGATTGGATTACCTAACATTGGCGATGGCAAAAGGTCGAACCGCTGAACAAACCATTGCCCTATTAAACAAGGCTGATATTCATTTTCCAGCATTCCACGAAAAGTCTAGAAAGCTAATTTTCTATGATGACAATAAACGGATTAAACTAATATATGTCAAAGCAATTGATGTACCTACTTACGTTGAAAAAGGTGCCGCGGATATCGGGATTGTTGGCAAGGATAATATCACTGAAGCACAAGCTGACGTGTATGACATGATGGATCTCGATTTTGGAAACTGTCAATTTGTTCTGGCTGGAGTTTCAGATAAAACAGAGGAAAACGCACAAAAGCTAACCGTAGCCTCTAAATATCCAACCGTTACAAAAACATATTTTCAAGCACGTGGCATTCCAATTGAAACGATCAAACTAAATGGATCCGTAGAATTGGCACCATTAATTGGTCTAGCTGATGTTATTGTCGATATTGTTGAAACAGGGACAACGCTAAAGGAAAACGGATTAAAAGTAATTGATACCATTGAAGCTATTAGCACGAGATTAATTGTGAACAAAGCTAGTTTTGCCACAAGGTCAACTGCTGTACACCAGTTTATGAAGCAACTTAATAAGGCTTTGGAGTGATACCCGATGAAAATAGTAACACATGAAGCGTATATAGCGTCAGACTCAAATAGAACAGACACTTTTTCAGACGAAACACGTGATCAAATTGTTTTAGAAATCATTAACCAGGTAAGAAAAAATGGCGATGCGGCACTGCTCCATTATACGGAGAAATTTGACCAAGTGCAGCTTGATACAATTACTGTTTCCGATGCTGAAATGAAAGAGGCTAGAAACCAAGTAAAGCAGAATTTTATAAGTGCACTGCAACAAGCAAAAGAAAATATTTTACGGTTTCATGAAGCTCAAAAGGAACGATCTTGGTACATGAGCGATGAGAATGGAAATGTAATTGGGCAGAAAGTTACCGCCCTCGATAAAGTCGGTGTCTATGTCCCTGGTGGTAAAGCTGCCTATCCATCTACCGTCTTGATGAATGTTATCCCAGCAAAACTGGCAGGGGTAAATTCAATAAGCCTAGTAACGCCACCACAGCCGGATGGGAAGATAAATCCTTATGTATTGGTAGCAGCATCTGAAGCAGGTGTCGATCAGATTTTTAAAGTTGGCGGTGCACAGGCAATAGCTGCACTCGCATATGGGACTTCAACGATTGAAAGGGTCGACAAAATCGTTGGTCCAGGTAATGCTTATGTCGCCCGGGCAAAGAAATGGGTGTTTGGGGATGTAGCGATTGACATGATTGCTGGACCTAGTGAAATTTGTGTTGTTGCAGATGAATCTGCAAACCCGGCTTTTGTTGCAGCAGATTTACTTTCCCAGGCAGAACATGATGAACAGGCAACAGCCATCTGTATAACTACAAGCAAAAAGCAGGCGCAGGCGATACAGAGCGAAATAGAAAAGCAGATTACTCTACTATCTCGTCAGGCTATTATCCAAAAGTCGTTAAATCAAAACGGAAAGATTATTCTAGTTAACGATTTAAACAATGCCTTTGAATTGGTAAATAAACTGGCCCCAGAACATTTACAGCTGATGACCGAACAACCATCCGAACATGTGCATTTCGTTAAACACGCAGGAGCTATTTTTTTAGGCCCAAATTCACCTGAACCATTAGGCGACTACTTTGCCGGACCAAATCATACGCTGCCAACGAATGGAACGGCGGCATTTTCTTCTCCACTGGGCGTATATGAC
Coding sequences within:
- a CDS encoding alpha/beta fold hydrolase; amino-acid sequence: MRKKHILQIASIVMIIVLVLVITYLPKQANSQQNSSSVTVFVHGYKGTVNSFGGMLGRFERNDWGNKALIYHVSNTGDVNVYNLNKGKLEPVFIQVIFENNRASFEDTATWLSLVMHHLKETYQIDSVNLVGHSMGGLVSLKYVEEYQEKNLYPVTNKLITIGSPFDGIYSQHYFQLNHDAAANDLKPNSSALQRIQSNSQSIPKDLAVFSIGSTGDLVAVPESVQELRMMIPADQLTEVMIENDHLGHSELHENEQVDELIHSFLWQEQAQ
- a CDS encoding DUF454 family protein, which encodes MKQLKKALLIICGTISLVFGLLGIILPLLPTTPLLLLAAACYVRSSKKLYHWLITNKYVGSYIKNYRAGKGIPLKAKIIGVSVLWISMGYTVFFVIPLVLVKLLLLAIAAFFTWFILKQKTLLSGE
- a CDS encoding histidinol-phosphatase HisJ family protein translates to MFDYHVHSKFSADCETPMERSIEKAIKIGLKEICFTDHIDYDYPDTSITFDFDLTKYDRMITQLQKNYAGRLQIKKGLEIGIQPHLLERYAKLIDKDTFDFVICSMHTTNKLDLHSGSFFKNKTIDEAYAAYYDELLFCVKHFKQYHILGHIDLVKRYTRSEVGERNNFHDVLREIFKIIIPEGKGIELNTSGFRYGLTGGMPSEDILRLYKETGGEIITLGSDSHIEETIAFQFKESLDLLQRIGFRYLTTFEKGEPTLHPIETIMCK
- the hisZ gene encoding ATP phosphoribosyltransferase regulatory subunit, with translation MVIDVLNKMNTLRLNEFEKKEQLLAKIKARFSTYGYRHVQTSAFEQYDLYQTTTGTIDTDEMIKVIDPNGKVLVLRPDVTIPITRMVATGNQLNPSEERLYYISTVFRNLAMQPNKREHTQAGIENFEPKSAALDAEVIALAIHTLQDLGFTDFKLEIGHAGFFKELLSEIHISKQETDQLKAIIQAKDFSGMKDFLKKLSIDTKDKYALKQIPLLYGNPEDVIERAKSVSLNSQMDRKLQDLTKIIDVLKLYEVERFISLDLGLINHMNYYSDIIFQGFVENFGKPVLMGGRYDHLAEQFSKVMPAIGFACDVDSIFSVLEQQSLISGEESHIDVLIYYTTSKQKEALSTASTLRNQGFRVLISPIDSVRDFPSSSSIVYYEENQNLVNNQHSMQSFSTTKKLLELLGGGL
- the hisG gene encoding ATP phosphoribosyltransferase — translated: MDYLTLAMAKGRTAEQTIALLNKADIHFPAFHEKSRKLIFYDDNKRIKLIYVKAIDVPTYVEKGAADIGIVGKDNITEAQADVYDMMDLDFGNCQFVLAGVSDKTEENAQKLTVASKYPTVTKTYFQARGIPIETIKLNGSVELAPLIGLADVIVDIVETGTTLKENGLKVIDTIEAISTRLIVNKASFATRSTAVHQFMKQLNKALE
- the hisD gene encoding histidinol dehydrogenase; the encoded protein is MKIVTHEAYIASDSNRTDTFSDETRDQIVLEIINQVRKNGDAALLHYTEKFDQVQLDTITVSDAEMKEARNQVKQNFISALQQAKENILRFHEAQKERSWYMSDENGNVIGQKVTALDKVGVYVPGGKAAYPSTVLMNVIPAKLAGVNSISLVTPPQPDGKINPYVLVAASEAGVDQIFKVGGAQAIAALAYGTSTIERVDKIVGPGNAYVARAKKWVFGDVAIDMIAGPSEICVVADESANPAFVAADLLSQAEHDEQATAICITTSKKQAQAIQSEIEKQITLLSRQAIIQKSLNQNGKIILVNDLNNAFELVNKLAPEHLQLMTEQPSEHVHFVKHAGAIFLGPNSPEPLGDYFAGPNHTLPTNGTAAFSSPLGVYDFVKKSSIIQYTKSSLLQASEAIITLAEVEGLTAHANAIQIRKDADNA